The Paraburkholderia sp. SOS3 genome includes a region encoding these proteins:
- a CDS encoding ABC transporter permease, with amino-acid sequence MSTPVTPFNRLRALPARHAGLRWTLRALRWVLTLAITFVGLLAVTFVIGRKVPIDPVLAVVGDRASATAYAAARAQLGLDQPLAVQFWLYARDVLHGNLGVSLLTANPVLDDIKRVFPATLELATLSTVIGVLIGIPLGVIAAVRHNRWIDHVARFVGLIGSSVPVFWLGLMGLLLFYARLHWVGGPGRIDPVYDGMVDTRTGSLLIDALIAGEWDVFFNALSHIALPAAILGYYSVAYLSRMTRSFMLEQLSQEYITTARAKGLPERRVIWRHAFGNIMVPLLTVVALSYSFLLEGSVLTEIVFAWPGIGSYLTGALLNADMNAVLGSTLVIGATFIALNLLTDALYRVFDPRAR; translated from the coding sequence ATGTCGACTCCCGTCACGCCGTTTAACCGCCTGCGCGCGCTGCCTGCCCGGCACGCGGGCCTGCGGTGGACGTTGCGCGCGCTGCGCTGGGTGCTGACGCTCGCCATTACGTTCGTCGGGCTGCTCGCGGTCACATTCGTGATCGGCCGCAAGGTGCCGATCGATCCGGTGCTCGCGGTGGTCGGCGACCGCGCATCGGCCACGGCGTACGCGGCCGCGCGCGCGCAGCTGGGTCTCGACCAGCCGCTGGCCGTGCAATTCTGGCTCTACGCGCGCGACGTGCTGCATGGCAATCTCGGCGTCTCGCTGCTGACGGCCAACCCGGTGCTCGACGACATCAAACGCGTCTTTCCGGCCACGCTCGAACTCGCGACGCTGTCGACCGTCATCGGTGTGCTGATCGGCATACCGCTCGGCGTGATCGCGGCGGTCCGTCACAACCGCTGGATCGATCACGTCGCGCGCTTCGTCGGCCTGATCGGCAGTTCGGTGCCCGTGTTCTGGCTCGGGCTCATGGGGCTGCTGCTGTTCTACGCGAGACTGCATTGGGTGGGCGGCCCCGGCCGTATCGATCCGGTCTACGACGGCATGGTCGATACGCGCACCGGCAGTCTGCTGATCGATGCGCTGATCGCCGGCGAATGGGATGTATTTTTCAACGCGCTATCGCATATCGCCCTGCCGGCCGCGATTCTCGGCTATTACTCGGTCGCCTATCTGAGCCGGATGACGCGCTCGTTCATGCTCGAACAGCTGAGCCAGGAATACATCACCACGGCACGCGCGAAAGGCCTACCCGAGCGGCGCGTGATCTGGCGGCACGCCTTCGGCAACATCATGGTGCCGCTGCTGACCGTGGTCGCGCTGTCGTACAGCTTTCTGCTCGAAGGCTCGGTATTGACCGAGATCGTGTTCGCGTGGCCCGGCATCGGTTCGTATCTGACCGGCGCGCTGCTGAACGCCGACATGAACGCGGTGCTCGGCAGCACGCTCGTGATCGGCGCGACGTTTATCGCGCTCAATCTGCTGACCGACGCGCTGTACCGTGTGTTCGATCCGCGCGCCCGCTGA
- a CDS encoding ABC transporter ATP-binding protein — MIDVDALTVRFHTKSGPFDAVRGASFQVRPGEAFGLVGESGSGKSTVLRALTGLVPIAGGRVAIGGRPVGARAQRGTHGRALQREVQMVFQDPYGSLHPRFTVDQTLREPLAINGLDREDERIAAALREVGLGPAYRFRYPHQLSGGQRQRVAIARALVVEPRVLLLDEPTSALDVSVQAEILNLLRRLARERDLTIVLVSHNLAVIGFLCSRVAVMRNGEIVEEPGIEAVREQRVQHEYTRSLLLATAGYRRNAADAIGVDAAM, encoded by the coding sequence ATCATCGACGTCGATGCGCTGACCGTGCGCTTTCATACGAAAAGCGGACCGTTCGATGCCGTGCGCGGTGCCAGTTTTCAGGTTCGGCCCGGCGAAGCATTTGGACTGGTCGGCGAATCGGGTTCGGGCAAATCGACGGTGCTGCGCGCGCTGACGGGGCTTGTGCCGATAGCGGGCGGGCGCGTGGCGATCGGCGGACGCCCGGTAGGCGCGCGAGCTCAGCGCGGTACGCACGGCCGCGCGCTGCAACGCGAGGTGCAGATGGTGTTTCAGGATCCGTACGGTTCGCTGCATCCGCGCTTCACCGTCGATCAAACGCTGCGCGAACCGCTTGCGATCAACGGTCTCGATCGCGAGGACGAGCGCATTGCCGCCGCGCTGCGCGAAGTCGGGCTCGGACCGGCATACCGCTTCCGCTATCCGCATCAGCTATCGGGCGGCCAGCGGCAGCGCGTGGCCATCGCCCGTGCACTGGTCGTCGAACCGCGCGTGCTGCTGCTCGACGAACCGACGTCGGCGCTCGACGTATCGGTCCAGGCGGAAATACTCAACCTGCTGCGGCGCCTTGCGCGCGAGCGCGATCTGACGATCGTCCTCGTGAGCCACAACCTCGCGGTGATCGGCTTTCTTTGTTCGCGCGTCGCGGTCATGCGCAACGGCGAGATCGTCGAAGAACCCGGTATCGAAGCGGTGCGCGAGCAACGCGTGCAGCATGAATACACGCGCAGCCTGCTGCTTGCGACTGCCGGCTATCGGCGCAACGCAGCCGATGCGATTGGGGTGGACGCGGCGATGTAA
- a CDS encoding Pr6Pr family membrane protein, whose product MTAPPTLPSPRSRDEPELPWHTSGPASLTAAASIALIAWLAFAAQTDITIDRLIAHGYGVFDALERMSSYLTNLTVLLCAVSFTCVALRPPTPIGRFLRAPTVVTAIVVYMVFVGLAYNLLLRHLWTPHGYRSLVNEALHTVLPVLSALYWLLFVPRFHLTIRRSLLWLVYPLAYIAVTMLRGSLSDFYPYPFIDVLELGYQRVLINEILLVGAFVALMVLFIAVNHRRPLRVRAASIAVGAASDTTQDAGR is encoded by the coding sequence ATGACCGCACCGCCGACCCTGCCCTCGCCGCGTTCGCGCGACGAACCCGAGCTGCCGTGGCACACATCGGGCCCCGCCTCGCTGACAGCCGCGGCATCGATCGCATTGATCGCGTGGCTCGCGTTCGCCGCACAAACCGACATCACCATCGACAGGCTCATCGCGCATGGTTATGGCGTGTTCGATGCGCTCGAACGCATGAGCAGCTATCTGACCAACCTGACCGTGCTGCTGTGCGCCGTCAGTTTCACCTGCGTCGCGCTGCGGCCGCCCACGCCGATCGGCCGCTTCCTGCGCGCGCCGACGGTCGTCACGGCGATCGTCGTGTACATGGTCTTCGTCGGCCTCGCGTATAACCTGCTGCTGCGCCATCTGTGGACGCCGCATGGCTACCGGTCGCTCGTCAACGAAGCCCTGCATACGGTGCTGCCGGTGCTCAGCGCGCTGTACTGGCTGCTCTTCGTGCCGCGCTTTCATCTGACGATTCGACGCAGCCTTTTGTGGCTCGTGTATCCGCTCGCGTATATCGCCGTCACGATGCTGCGCGGCAGCCTGTCGGACTTCTATCCGTACCCTTTCATCGACGTGCTCGAACTCGGCTACCAGCGCGTGTTGATCAACGAGATACTGCTGGTGGGCGCGTTCGTCGCGCTCATGGTGCTGTTCATCGCGGTCAATCACCGGCGGCCGCTGCGCGTGCGGGCAGCATCGATAGCGGTAGGCGCGGCATCCGATACGACGCAGGACGCGGGGCGCTAG
- a CDS encoding ABC transporter ATP-binding protein produces MTNTSAKANAADRALNPPPAGTSASAALAEIDDLRIAFRGHDGTLAQAVRGVSFALDKGERLGIVGESGSGKSLTGRALLGLLPAAAQMRANTLRFDGTDLLALSARKRRQLCGQQMGMILQDPKYSLNPVMTVAEQMREAFALHAPKTGRREMREKIVDALAAVHIRNPQRVADAYPHELSGGMGQRVMIAMMVSTGPRLLIADEPTSALDVLVAAQVLAILDETIAKHDTGLIFISHDLPLVMSFCDRVVVMYAGRIIETCAARDLLHAQHPYTRGLLAANPPLVNPPEELPVLARDPAWLADPLASVQGTTV; encoded by the coding sequence ATGACGAATACTTCAGCGAAAGCGAATGCCGCGGACCGGGCGTTGAACCCGCCGCCTGCGGGCACCTCCGCTTCTGCTGCGCTCGCCGAAATCGACGATCTGCGCATTGCCTTTCGCGGCCACGACGGCACGCTTGCGCAAGCGGTACGCGGCGTGTCGTTCGCGCTCGACAAGGGCGAGCGCCTCGGCATCGTCGGCGAGTCCGGTTCCGGCAAGTCGCTGACGGGCCGCGCATTGCTCGGCTTGCTGCCGGCCGCCGCGCAGATGCGCGCCAACACGCTGCGTTTCGACGGCACGGACCTGCTCGCACTGAGCGCACGCAAGCGCAGGCAGTTGTGCGGACAACAGATGGGCATGATCCTGCAAGATCCGAAATATTCGCTGAATCCGGTCATGACAGTGGCCGAACAGATGCGTGAAGCGTTCGCGCTGCATGCGCCGAAAACCGGCCGGCGCGAGATGCGCGAGAAAATCGTCGACGCGCTCGCGGCCGTGCATATCCGCAATCCGCAGCGCGTCGCCGATGCTTACCCGCACGAGCTGTCGGGCGGCATGGGGCAGCGCGTGATGATCGCGATGATGGTGTCGACCGGGCCGCGCCTGCTGATTGCCGACGAGCCGACCAGCGCGCTCGACGTGCTCGTCGCCGCGCAAGTGCTTGCGATTCTGGATGAAACGATCGCGAAGCACGACACCGGGCTGATTTTCATCAGCCACGATCTGCCGCTCGTGATGTCGTTTTGCGATCGCGTCGTCGTCATGTACGCGGGACGTATCATCGAAACCTGCGCGGCGCGCGATCTGTTGCATGCACAACATCCTTATACGCGCGGTCTGCTGGCCGCCAATCCGCCGCTTGTCAATCCGCCCGAGGAATTGCCCGTACTCGCGCGCGACCCGGCGTGGCTGGCCGACCCGCTCGCAAGCGTACAAGGAACTACCGTATGA
- the nikC gene encoding nickel transporter permease, with amino-acid sequence MSDEQLLSSRPSPSWRAWLLSDTPASRRQAAFGLAYRRWRRFAGNPLSLFGFAILMLLVAVAAFGPLAAPHDPLRQVLSDRLLPPGSVSHWLGTDQLGRDILSRLIYGARITLSIAILVVIVVVPIGLMIGTVAGFFGGWIDNVLMRVTDIALAFPKIVLALAFAAAVGPGVINAVVAISITAWPAYARLARAETLRLVDADFIHVARLQGASRARILLRYIVPLCSSSVIVRATLDMAGIILTVAGLGFLGLGAQPPSPEWGYMVASGRNVLLNAWWVATIPGCAILFVSLAFNLLGDGLRDVFDPRHGD; translated from the coding sequence ATGAGCGACGAGCAACTGCTGTCGTCTCGCCCGTCGCCGAGCTGGCGCGCGTGGCTGCTCAGCGACACGCCCGCGTCGCGCCGCCAGGCCGCGTTCGGTCTCGCGTATCGGCGCTGGCGGCGCTTTGCCGGCAATCCGTTGTCGCTGTTCGGCTTCGCAATTCTGATGTTGCTCGTCGCGGTTGCCGCGTTCGGGCCGCTCGCCGCCCCGCACGATCCGCTGCGCCAGGTCCTGTCCGACCGGCTGCTGCCGCCGGGTTCGGTATCGCACTGGCTCGGCACCGACCAGCTCGGCCGCGATATCCTGTCCCGCCTCATCTACGGCGCGCGCATCACGCTGTCGATCGCGATACTCGTGGTGATCGTGGTCGTGCCGATCGGTCTCATGATCGGCACGGTCGCGGGCTTTTTCGGCGGCTGGATCGACAACGTGCTGATGCGCGTGACCGATATCGCGCTTGCCTTCCCGAAGATCGTGCTTGCGCTCGCGTTCGCCGCCGCCGTCGGACCCGGCGTGATCAACGCGGTCGTTGCGATTTCGATTACCGCATGGCCTGCGTATGCGCGGCTCGCGCGCGCCGAAACGCTGCGGCTCGTCGATGCGGACTTCATCCACGTCGCGCGGCTGCAAGGCGCGTCGCGCGCGCGGATTCTGCTGCGCTATATCGTGCCGTTGTGCTCGTCCTCGGTGATCGTGCGTGCGACGCTCGATATGGCGGGCATCATTCTGACCGTCGCGGGCCTCGGTTTTCTGGGCCTCGGTGCGCAGCCACCGAGCCCCGAGTGGGGTTATATGGTCGCATCGGGCCGCAACGTGCTGCTCAACGCGTGGTGGGTCGCGACGATTCCCGGATGCGCGATCCTTTTCGTGAGCCTCGCGTTCAATCTGCTCGGCGACGGCTTGCGCGACGTGTTCGATCCGCGCCATGGAGACTGA
- a CDS encoding acyl-CoA dehydrogenase family protein, with the protein MNHIGNDAVRDAVRRAHSAGDRDDENDGFQCALEQQLAALRFTTDAPQSRGAALEALCARGLDRVPLPGRGHTVERWSALAAVARCDLSLVKLYEGHTDALAILAELHASGLAARGQRWGVWAAEPPNRKVAAAPQRNSARSDASGVSRGTAGTDATLRLEGVKPWCSGAGLLTHALVTASRYGEPVLAAVELAQPSVHVSDGGWNAVGMAATGTSEVCFDGALAVQVGEPGAYLARPGFWHGGAGIAACWYGCAVGIAAVLRAHLVRRTEPHACAHLGAADAQLSAAGALLRETAAWIDRYPRADAMRRAMCARLAIEEAATSVLAHATRALGPGPLCTDLHFARAAADLPVFLRQSHAERDAASLGEALRNLSDPTASLSPLACEEPDAQWRLARL; encoded by the coding sequence ATGAACCACATCGGCAACGATGCGGTGCGCGACGCTGTGCGCCGCGCACACAGCGCGGGTGACCGTGATGACGAAAACGACGGGTTCCAATGCGCGCTCGAGCAGCAGCTTGCGGCGCTGCGATTTACGACCGATGCGCCGCAAAGCCGCGGCGCCGCGCTGGAGGCGCTCTGCGCGCGCGGCCTCGACCGCGTGCCGCTGCCGGGCCGTGGACACACGGTCGAACGCTGGAGCGCGCTCGCCGCGGTGGCCCGGTGCGACCTGTCGCTTGTCAAGCTCTACGAAGGGCACACAGACGCGCTCGCGATTCTCGCCGAACTGCATGCATCCGGGCTTGCCGCGCGCGGACAGCGCTGGGGCGTCTGGGCCGCCGAGCCGCCGAACCGCAAAGTCGCGGCAGCGCCGCAGCGAAATAGCGCGCGCTCCGATGCGAGCGGCGTATCGCGTGGAACGGCGGGCACGGACGCCACCTTGCGCCTCGAAGGCGTCAAGCCCTGGTGCTCGGGTGCAGGGCTACTCACGCATGCACTCGTCACGGCGTCGAGGTATGGCGAGCCTGTGCTTGCCGCAGTCGAACTCGCGCAACCATCGGTTCATGTCTCGGACGGCGGCTGGAATGCGGTCGGTATGGCGGCGACCGGCACGAGCGAAGTCTGTTTCGATGGCGCGCTAGCAGTGCAGGTCGGCGAACCGGGCGCCTATCTCGCGCGACCGGGCTTCTGGCACGGCGGTGCCGGTATTGCCGCTTGCTGGTATGGCTGCGCGGTCGGAATTGCGGCTGTGCTGCGTGCGCACCTCGTCCGGCGCACGGAGCCGCATGCGTGCGCGCATCTGGGCGCGGCCGACGCGCAACTATCTGCCGCGGGCGCGCTGCTGCGCGAGACCGCAGCATGGATCGACCGTTATCCGCGTGCCGACGCGATGCGCCGCGCGATGTGCGCACGCCTCGCAATCGAAGAAGCCGCGACGTCGGTGCTCGCGCATGCAACGCGCGCGCTCGGGCCCGGACCGCTATGCACGGATCTGCACTTTGCGCGCGCCGCAGCGGACCTTCCGGTGTTCCTGCGCCAAAGCCATGCGGAACGCGATGCGGCATCGCTTGGCGAAGCGTTGCGCAACTTGTCCGATCCAACCGCGTCACTGAGTCCGCTCGCGTGCGAAGAGCCGGACGCGCAGTGGCGGCTTGCCCGTCTGTAG
- a CDS encoding helix-turn-helix domain-containing protein: protein MADLLGIAQQTYAALEANPGSASTERVLRVLRILNVDMTLSWSVRARRAAPRPPAAPDSGKGLRSGQQPRPQSGRQPALQSAGKPKAGAAAQNRAPERAGATKQQGEAVPANGGATRKTRAASARETTKRVIRKREDW, encoded by the coding sequence ATGGCGGACCTTCTCGGCATCGCGCAGCAGACATACGCGGCGCTGGAAGCCAATCCGGGCTCGGCCAGCACCGAGCGCGTGCTCAGAGTGCTGCGCATCCTGAACGTCGATATGACGCTCAGTTGGTCCGTGCGAGCGCGCCGCGCCGCGCCGCGCCCGCCTGCAGCCCCGGATTCCGGTAAGGGCTTGCGCTCGGGACAACAGCCGAGGCCGCAGTCGGGGCGACAGCCGGCGCTGCAATCGGCCGGCAAGCCCAAAGCGGGTGCCGCGGCACAAAACCGGGCGCCCGAGCGCGCCGGTGCGACGAAACAGCAGGGCGAGGCGGTTCCGGCGAACGGTGGCGCCACGAGGAAAACGCGAGCCGCGTCGGCACGAGAAACGACCAAACGTGTGATTCGTAAGCGAGAGGATTGGTAG
- a CDS encoding GGDEF domain-containing protein — protein MLDPVNILIVTVLSGIMSMAVLGSLRPAAIPGVGYWISGNLLAIVGLVLFTLQRSAPLYLSVIIANGIFSIAVLQMLQGCRQFFGRRPIEFGEYACWAAMMVGFLCWTYVVPDINARILLASLFHAYVYASVAWITWKGHVPGRPKYSYHFVTAAASLGALGHLSRGLIYGFDLVHQTVLLQPNAVNVAFLGLGILALPSLSIGMVMLAHDRMAERLERWANIDELTGALTRRAFLARAQARLAQSLANGTRLSIAIIDIDHFKSINDGHGHACGDEVLAHFGRVVAAGIRSNDLFGRLGGEEFAVLCPSTGRADAVEQLDRLRAKIAGSGCLLPDGERLVYTFSAGADEYRRGETLAHLMARADAALYAAKARGRNRVMAG, from the coding sequence ATGCTCGACCCAGTCAACATCCTGATCGTGACCGTGCTCTCCGGCATCATGAGCATGGCCGTGCTCGGTTCGTTGCGGCCTGCGGCGATTCCGGGCGTCGGCTACTGGATCAGCGGCAATCTGCTCGCGATCGTCGGGCTTGTTCTCTTTACACTGCAACGCAGCGCGCCGCTTTACCTGTCGGTGATCATCGCCAACGGCATCTTCTCGATCGCCGTGCTGCAGATGTTGCAGGGCTGCCGTCAATTCTTCGGACGACGGCCGATCGAATTCGGCGAGTATGCGTGCTGGGCCGCGATGATGGTCGGCTTCCTGTGCTGGACCTACGTCGTGCCCGACATCAACGCGCGCATTCTGCTCGCGTCGTTGTTTCATGCGTACGTGTACGCGTCGGTCGCCTGGATCACCTGGAAGGGCCACGTTCCCGGACGGCCGAAATACAGCTACCACTTCGTCACCGCAGCCGCTTCGCTGGGCGCGCTCGGCCATCTGTCGCGCGGGCTGATCTATGGGTTCGACCTTGTGCATCAGACGGTCTTGCTGCAGCCGAACGCCGTCAACGTCGCGTTCCTCGGCCTGGGCATTCTCGCGCTGCCGTCCCTGTCGATCGGCATGGTGATGCTCGCTCACGACCGGATGGCCGAGCGGCTCGAACGCTGGGCGAACATCGACGAACTGACGGGCGCGCTGACGCGCCGCGCGTTTCTTGCACGCGCGCAAGCGCGGCTTGCGCAGTCGCTCGCGAACGGCACGCGGCTGTCGATCGCGATTATCGATATCGACCACTTCAAGTCGATCAACGACGGGCACGGGCATGCGTGCGGCGACGAGGTGCTCGCGCATTTCGGCCGCGTCGTTGCGGCGGGCATCCGCTCGAACGACCTGTTCGGGCGTCTCGGCGGCGAGGAGTTCGCGGTGCTCTGCCCATCGACGGGACGCGCGGACGCGGTCGAACAACTCGACCGGTTGCGCGCGAAAATCGCCGGCAGCGGCTGCCTGCTGCCGGACGGCGAACGTCTCGTCTACACGTTCAGCGCGGGTGCGGACGAATACCGGCGCGGCGAGACACTCGCGCATCTGATGGCGCGCGCTGACGCCGCGCTGTATGCGGCGAAGGCGAGGGGAAGGAACCGGGTGATGGCGGGTTGA
- a CDS encoding type II toxin-antitoxin system HipA family toxin, with protein MMRGARANRLDIWMNGLPVGYWEVSRGAERLVYHDDWVADVQGRPLSLSLPFTPGNQPYQGPEVEAFFDNLLPDSEAIRRRIAVRYRARDTSSFAMLTELGRDCVGAIQLLPPDEVPADLQSIHGKPLDEAAVAKLLRDTTATDVLGRQDAAGDLRLSIAGAQEKTALLWHGGQWLLPEGSTPTTHIFKLPLGLVGNMQADMRTSVENEWLCSKIVAAYGLPVADCTMARFEDQKVLVVRRFDRRLASNRRWILRLPQEDMCQATGTPALRKYENDGGPGVERIMEILSSSADAASDRRAFFVTQIVFWLLAATDGHAKNFSIAHFPDNRYRATPLYDVLSAHPIIGNGRNRLARQKAKLAMSVRSQDKHYHIAEIQRRHWIAQGARVGYPADQVEEMIAQVAQRTDAVIDDVSARLPADFPADVATRVFDGMRRFNRKLMATQ; from the coding sequence ATGATGCGCGGCGCCCGTGCGAACCGACTCGACATCTGGATGAACGGGTTGCCCGTCGGTTACTGGGAAGTCTCCCGTGGCGCGGAGCGGCTCGTGTACCACGACGACTGGGTGGCGGACGTGCAAGGCCGCCCGTTGTCGCTCTCGTTGCCCTTTACGCCAGGCAACCAGCCTTACCAGGGGCCCGAAGTCGAAGCGTTCTTCGACAATCTGCTACCCGACAGCGAGGCGATACGGCGGCGCATCGCCGTGCGTTATCGGGCGCGCGACACGTCCTCTTTCGCGATGCTGACCGAATTGGGCCGCGACTGCGTCGGCGCGATCCAGTTGCTGCCGCCCGATGAAGTACCGGCGGACCTGCAATCGATCCACGGCAAGCCGCTCGACGAGGCAGCGGTGGCGAAGCTGTTGCGCGACACCACGGCGACGGACGTGCTCGGCCGGCAAGACGCTGCTGGAGACCTGCGCCTGTCGATCGCCGGCGCGCAGGAAAAAACTGCACTGCTGTGGCATGGCGGCCAATGGCTGCTGCCGGAAGGCAGTACGCCCACCACGCATATTTTCAAGCTTCCGCTTGGGCTCGTCGGGAACATGCAGGCCGATATGCGCACGTCGGTCGAAAACGAATGGCTCTGCTCGAAGATCGTGGCCGCATACGGACTGCCGGTGGCCGACTGCACGATGGCGCGCTTCGAAGACCAGAAAGTTCTGGTCGTCAGGCGCTTCGATCGCAGGCTCGCCAGCAACCGCCGCTGGATCCTCCGGCTTCCGCAAGAGGACATGTGCCAGGCGACCGGCACGCCGGCGCTGCGCAAGTACGAGAACGACGGCGGCCCCGGCGTCGAACGCATCATGGAAATTCTTTCGAGTTCCGCTGACGCGGCATCGGACCGGCGCGCTTTCTTCGTGACGCAGATCGTGTTCTGGCTTCTCGCCGCAACCGACGGGCACGCGAAGAACTTCAGCATCGCTCATTTCCCGGACAATCGGTACAGGGCAACGCCGCTCTACGATGTTCTGTCGGCTCACCCGATCATCGGCAACGGACGCAACCGGCTTGCGCGGCAAAAGGCGAAGCTCGCGATGTCGGTACGCAGTCAGGACAAGCACTATCACATCGCCGAGATCCAGCGGCGCCACTGGATCGCGCAAGGCGCCCGCGTCGGCTATCCGGCAGACCAGGTGGAAGAGATGATCGCGCAGGTTGCGCAGCGTACCGACGCGGTGATCGACGACGTGTCGGCGCGCTTGCCGGCCGATTTTCCAGCCGATGTCGCCACGAGGGTCTTCGATGGAATGAGGCGATTCAACCGGAAGCTGATGGCGACGCAGTAG
- a CDS encoding SAM-dependent methyltransferase, translated as MALTTTYFEDLYRENDDPWGYRHRWYERRKQQLTLAALPRERFRRAFEPACANGELTALLAERCDALFACDLSGRAVQLARERCAGLRNVVIEQRVLPHEWPHANVSGVGPGSSDAQFDLIVIGELAYYLDPDETALLAQRACASLAADGTLVACHWRHAFVERRLSAEAAHAVFDRAASLARIVHHEEPDLLLDVWSADGRSVAQQEGLA; from the coding sequence ATGGCGCTCACCACCACCTATTTCGAAGATCTGTATCGCGAGAACGACGACCCTTGGGGTTATCGGCATCGCTGGTACGAACGGCGCAAGCAACAGTTGACGCTCGCCGCGTTGCCGCGCGAACGGTTTCGACGCGCATTCGAACCCGCCTGCGCGAACGGCGAACTGACCGCGCTGCTGGCGGAGCGCTGCGACGCGTTGTTCGCGTGCGATCTGAGCGGCCGGGCGGTGCAGCTCGCACGCGAGCGCTGCGCGGGACTGCGCAACGTCGTGATCGAGCAGCGCGTGCTGCCGCACGAGTGGCCTCATGCGAACGTGTCCGGCGTAGGGCCGGGTTCGTCCGATGCGCAGTTCGATCTGATCGTGATCGGCGAACTTGCGTACTACCTCGATCCCGATGAAACCGCGCTGCTCGCACAACGCGCGTGCGCGTCGCTCGCCGCAGACGGCACGCTGGTCGCGTGCCACTGGCGCCATGCGTTCGTCGAGCGCCGCCTGTCGGCCGAGGCGGCGCACGCCGTCTTCGACCGCGCGGCGTCCCTCGCCCGCATCGTTCACCACGAGGAGCCGGACCTGCTGCTCGATGTGTGGTCGGCGGACGGCCGTTCGGTCGCGCAACAGGAGGGACTCGCATGA
- a CDS encoding glycosyltransferase, whose protein sequence is MIGIVIPAHNEEELLGACLRAAREAARHPRLRGEAVQTIVVLDNCDDDSAVVAREFDVEIIELDARNVGIARAAGADRLLARGARWLAFTDADSRVAPDWLVAQLALRAHAVCGPVTVDDWTPHHERTRASFYRAYMDADGHRHIHGANIGVSARAYRRAGGFPPLACSEDVALVDLLIAAGVRIAWSAAPRVVTSARVDARVRGGFGDTLAALAAG, encoded by the coding sequence ATGATCGGCATCGTGATTCCGGCGCATAACGAAGAGGAGCTGCTCGGCGCGTGCCTGCGTGCGGCGCGCGAGGCAGCGCGGCATCCGCGTCTGCGCGGCGAAGCGGTGCAGACCATCGTCGTGCTCGATAACTGCGACGACGACAGTGCCGTGGTCGCGCGCGAGTTCGACGTCGAGATCATCGAGCTCGACGCGCGCAATGTCGGCATCGCGCGTGCGGCCGGCGCCGATCGGCTGCTCGCGCGTGGCGCGCGCTGGCTCGCCTTCACGGATGCCGATAGCCGCGTTGCACCGGACTGGCTCGTCGCGCAGCTCGCGTTGCGCGCGCACGCGGTGTGCGGGCCGGTCACCGTCGACGACTGGACGCCGCATCACGAACGCACGCGCGCCTCGTTCTATCGCGCCTACATGGATGCGGACGGGCACCGGCATATTCATGGCGCGAACATCGGCGTGTCGGCGCGCGCGTATCGTCGCGCGGGTGGCTTTCCGCCGCTCGCGTGCAGCGAGGATGTCGCGCTCGTCGACCTGCTGATCGCGGCCGGCGTGCGCATCGCGTGGAGCGCGGCGCCGCGCGTCGTCACGAGCGCGCGCGTCGATGCGCGCGTGCGCGGCGGATTCGGCGATACGCTCGCGGCGCTCGCTGCGGGATAA